The genomic DNA AACCAGGATCCCAGCAATAGTTGAAACACATGTAACCAGTTATGTGGATACATTTTACACAtccttttttaaaccaattcaTCTGTAattgtttatgtaaaaacatGAGACAAGCATGTTAAAtttgcatatttctttttttattattgtgctagtatcattttcagttttttaaaatgttatttcctGCTTCCGTTTAACGTGGGCCCGCCACTCTTCTGCACTCATGCATTCTGTAGGCGCACATGTAGAAAatacctggaaaaaaaacaacaaatgtcagAATTAAAAAGGCACAGTTTTAATGAcagtcacaaaaatgtttaaaaaaaatgtaagattgtgaaaaattgtaaaaaaaataaataaataaataaaaaaaaattaataaaaattaaaaaaagcaaaatgtatcaattcatttgtttggatttcaccctaaatgttttagaaacagAATTTCAGtgttaaatgtgaaaaagccatgttttttttttacatttttaaattaattttaatgttttaatggcAGAACAACCTGCAAAGAAGGTCATGAGTAGTGCCACCCAGCCAAGTATGTATGACCAGGAGAATCGCCAGTCTCCAAAACGCTTGCCCAGAAAGTTGACGGTCACTCCCGTGTAAATGGCCATTGCAAGCAACACAAAGAGAGCTGCAGTTTGCAGGATGGAAGGAAAAATAACACAAGTGCAGAAAAGttaatttcactaataaatatgttcaaaattAATTCCTGTCTTAATTCTGTGCTTTCCACATATTGTGTGACTCACTTGAAACAAAGAACATGATCCCTGCAGCGAACGAGCGGTTGAACCTCTCAAAAGCAGAGAAGTGAGCGAAGGAGAGGATTCCGGCGATGATGCCAGCGAAGCAAGACATGGCTGACAGGATCATGAAAGCGCGAGTGGCGTTCCAGTAGGCTGAAgaggacaaacaaaacaaagaaattcaacACATTTCTAAACAAGAAGAGGCTAAGTACAGTATAAGATAAGTCTACAAAATCGGaataaattgtgaaaatgtatttccatGACACATGTGCAAAAATGTAATAGGATCAGTTGGTAAACAGCAATCACCACTAGTGCTGTTAACCTGCATGATGCTGGGGGAATTGTGTCGATCAAAGAGACAGGGATGGAAATACTACAACAATGCTAtaatcaaaaaaacaatatttaaacacCTTAATATGAACAACAGTTAAATTCATGGCTCCTAGGATACAGTTATTAGGGCATTAAAGAGGATTAAGAATGAAAAAAGCTATTGATCCTGACAACTATCTaaggaggtatggaagtgttcAGAAGAGGTGGTGATACactgaaaattgaaaatttaaTCTCATCAAGAATTAGCAGAAATAATgatagtttaagaaaataagtcttatttttatgttaaattaagAATTCTTAACAATACAAATTTTATTATCCTTTatcagaaaccttttttttcaaatattaagaatttttgacttatttccaggtggcctgtttttgcagtttacACTTTGACTGGTCTGTTTAACAACATCTTATAGAGTGTGAAGATGTCTAAAGAaagggaggagaaaaaaaatgttctggtgtTTAATTTTAGAGAAGTAGAGAGACACGCAGAGCTGTAGAAACTACAAATTAAGCCAATGAAAAGTGGAAGTTAGGCTGTGGTCAGAAGTATGTGTAGCAACAGtattgtttcatttaattaatttaaaggaGACACCGATCCGTGTCTATGGATCCTGATGACCAGATTGAGATGGTTTGATCACGTTGAGAGAAAAGTgattatgttggtaaaaggatgctgaggtcatcaggaaagagacctggaggaagaccaaagaggtgATGTAGTAGTCAAAGAGGAagttaaaagtttcacataccGTAAATAATTTTTAGCAAGTATATTTTCCTCACATAGTTTTTTGCATGTCTTGCAACTTGTCAGatgaatgtttgtatttattttaaagcagcaaGCGCTAATGGACATTTCTTTACAATTTAAAGCACTTTAGCTAGAGTTGTTGATTGCATTACCGGGCATTTTAGCTTCACAACTTTAGAGttaaaagtcaatttatttcTTTACGTTTGTGCTCTTGCTCACTTCCTCACTTGTAGAGACAAATTTGAACTCTGCAGACTGAAAATGTCAGACAGGAAGTGGTGGTGTAGGGGTCAAAATGTAGGAAACTTGGTTTGGCAGAAGAATCTTaagcatttaattaaaaaaaaaaatgaaccatgATGAAAaccaatgacaaaaaaaaagtgacaaggCAGAGTAGATGACCCAACAATGAAACTGAAATCTTGACAGCTTTGGATGATTTGCAACctaaacctggtgtgactgtCGGAGGGAAACCGGCAGATAGAACATGACCAGAAATCAAACTAAAGTGCTTAATCCTCACAGTAAAATACACTTTGTACAATTCTGCATGCCTATGAATTCCTTTGTGCAACCTGTTGCATAAACCTCTCAAAGTTCTGCTTACTCATTGGGGTTTACATGTTGACACTAATATAAacgtgagaaaaaaaaggttgtgagAAGAGTTTAAAGCAGTAAGGATATTTCTGTAGTACAATATATTTGGGCCGGGCAATAGTTAGCATTTGGGTTTCAATCCAAATGCTAACTATTGCTGgtgcagaaaagtttcaaacaagaggggaaaaatcaatttctgCGAGcggtattgatccgataccaacttgagatcgatactatcgatattttggattgATCCACCCAGCGCTATCTTAATGTCTTTATTatcaatgtaaaaaatacaaaataaattattttaaaatatatattttgtaaaaattaattttaacaaataatttagtcagaaaagcataaaactaaagtatatttttatgttcttgatATGTGCATCCATGTTTCAGCACAATATTTGGTCAAACACAACAAAGCAGATGTCTTAGGCACATCCTAAAGATGCAGTTTTTTGTTAGTATCATgactaaattgtttttaaatcagcGACATGCTAAAGAACAGAAACCAGTACAGGAATGTTCTGGTGATGCTGAGTGGACTGATGTTTCTGATCCGACATGTACTCCCCCTGTCTTACCAATGCTGTCAGTCTGCATGTAGCACTTCCCAGACATGCAGTATCTCCACAGACCCTGGTGGGCAAAGCTGCCAGACAGGCGGTATTGCATCCAGTAGTCTGTAGCCGTGGAGACCACCAGCAAGATGTTCCCCACGATGGCACAGAAGAGGCCCCCTCCCATAAAGCTGTACATGGTGTCACTATGAGGCCAGCTAAGGCTGTCTGGACTGTGTAAAAGGACAAAAGAGGGAAGTTTGTGTTAGTTTATTATTctcttttattcactttttttaaatacaccttttttttaatgttctttgagATGTTcagaaaatgactaaatataTCATTagatcacacacacatatatatatatatatatatatatatatatagatatataaNNNNNNNNNNNNNNNNNNNNNNNNNNNNNNNNNNNNNNNNNNNNNNNNNNNNNNNNNNNNNNNNNNNNNNNNNNNNNNNNNNNNNNNNNNNNNNNNNNNNNNNNNNNNNNNNNNNNNNNNNNNNNNNNNNNNNNNNNNNNNNNNNNNNNNNNNNNNNNNNNNNNNNNNNNNNNNNNNNNNNNNNNNNNNNNNNNNNNNNNNNNNNNNNNNNNNNNNNNNNNNNNNNNNNNNNNNNNNNNNNNNNNNNNNNNNNNNNNNNNNNNNNNNNNNNNNNNNNNNNNNNNNNNNNNNNNNNNNNNNNNNNNNNNNNNNNNNNNNNNNNNNNNNNNNNNNNNNNNNNNNNNNNNNNNGAGCGAGCGAAACGTCAAAAAGAAAGCCCTAGGCTGAATTCCAAAAGGTTATCCTCTCCACGTTTCTGTTGATGGAGGCAAAATCCTTCAAACAATCACCACAAAGCAAATGCACTTGAGCTGGAGAGCAGAAGGCCACGTGATctatttaactatttattttgGGGGGGTCAGGGAAGAGGAGAGAAGGGGGTTGGTGGAGTGGGGCAGACGACGGGGCAGGCTCTGGGGGTGTGAggccgctgcaccacagccctTGCCTGTTGTTCTGCGAGGCGTTCTGGAACTGTGGATGTGCAGAGGCTTGCAGTCCTGCAGCGGTCAATGGAACATGCTGAAGCTCACAGTTCCTTTCAGAGCCGCCGGGGTGCGGTCATGGTCACGGACACAGCAGAGCCCAAAGTGGAGCTGTGGGAAATGATGCAGAATTTATTGAAGATGTGTGTATTTATGAATGACTAAATGAGacaattagaaataaatatatgcaccattaaattattaaataaatatgtcactaactatttaaaattggcattaaataaataaaagtggaaatcaatatataa from Oryzias melastigma strain HK-1 linkage group LG16, ASM292280v2, whole genome shotgun sequence includes the following:
- the lim2.5 gene encoding lens intrinsic membrane protein 2.5, with protein sequence MYSFMGGGLFCAIVGNILLVVSTATDYWMQYRLSGSFAHQGLWRYCMSGKCYMQTDSIAYWNATRAFMILSAMSCFAGIIAGILSFAHFSAFERFNRSFAAGIMFFVSTLFVLLAMAIYTGVTVNFLGKRFGDWRFSWSYILGWVALLMTFFAGIFYMCAYRMHECRRVAGPR